In Macadamia integrifolia cultivar HAES 741 chromosome 12, SCU_Mint_v3, whole genome shotgun sequence, the following are encoded in one genomic region:
- the LOC122058146 gene encoding pentatricopeptide repeat-containing protein At3g09650, chloroplastic has product MITAIAFSLSVPFHWTATPSSLPPKPFHFPTYKPSHPFPPVHATQHTEPKLSVATTTDPSAEDYADEEDKALLFLLRQRKTDEAWLRYSQSTLLPSPTCLSRLVCQLSYQNTRQALTRAQSIIQRLRDECQLHRLDSNSLGLLAVAAAKAGHTLYATSIIKSMLRSGYLPHVKAWSAVVSRLAASGDDGPTEALRLFNSVTRRVRRLADPSLAANAKPDTAAFNAVLNACANIGDIVKYVQLFEEMPEFGVKPDVITYNVMIKLCARANRKDLLVLVLERILDQGIQPCISTFHSLVAAYVGFNDLDAAEKMVQAMREGRRDICRILRSSYEDQSTQTGADEVFVKLLPISVTQDITHEPPVLPKTYSPDSRIYTTLMKGYMKDGRVSDVVRMLEAMRRQSDSASHPDHVTYTTVVSALVKVGSMERARQVLAEMARIGVYANLITYNILLKGYCQQLQIEKAKELLRDMADDTGIEPDVVSYNILIDGCILVDDSAGALAYFNEMRTRGIAPSKISYTTLMKAFALSGQPKLANKVFDEMLKDQRVKVDSVAWNMLVEGYCRLGLIEEAKNIIQRMRENGFYPDVGTYGSLANGIALARKPGEALLLWNEIKDRCSKKEGGISSNSPSLKPDEGLLDTLADICVRAAFFKKALEIVACMEENGISPNKTKYTKIYVEMHSRMFTSKHASQARQDRRRDRKRAAEAFKFWLGLPNEYYGSEWRLEPVDGDDTYGDSA; this is encoded by the coding sequence ATGATAACTGCAATTGCATTCTCACTCTCAGTTCCATTTCATTGGACTGCTACTCCGTCAAGCCTTCCACCAAAGCCCTTTCACTTCCCCACCTATAAACCTTCACACCCATTCCCACCAGTCCACGCCACCCAACATACTGAGCCCAAGCTCTCTGTCGCCACCACCACCGACCCATCCGCCGAAGATTACGCCGACGAAGAAGACAAAGCCCTCCTATTTCTTCTCCGTCAAAGAAAGACAGACGAAGCGTGGCTTAGATACTCCCAGTCCACTCTTCTCCCCAGCCCGACATGTCTGAGTCGACTCGTCTGCCAATTATCCTATCAAAACACAAGACAAGCCCTCACCCGTGCCCAGTCCATCATCCAGCGCCTCCGCGACGAGTGCCAGCTCCACCGCCTCGATTCCAATTCCCTGGGCCTCCTCGCCGTGGCCGCTGCCAAAGCAGGTCATACCCTCTATGCCACCtccatcatcaaatccatgcTTCGCTCCGGTTACCTCCCCCATGTCAAGGCATGGAGCGCCGTTGTTAGTCGCCTCGCTGCCTCTGGCGACGACGGACCTACTGAAGCCCTACGTTTATTCAATTCCGTAACCCGGCGGGTCCGTCGCCTTGCAGACCCTTCTTTGGCAGCCAATGCAAAGCCCGACACCGCTGCTTTCAATGCTGTGCTCAACGCCTGCGCTAATATCGGCGACATTGTGAAATATGTGCAGCTATTCGAGGAAATGCCCGAGTTCGGTGTCAAGCCCGATGTAATTACCTACAATGTAATGATCAAGCTATGCGCCAGAGCTAATCGCAAAGACTTGCTCGTGCTTGTCTTGGAGCGGATTCTGGATCAAGGAATTCAACCCTGCATTTCTACTTTTCATTCTCTTGTGGCTGCCTATGTTGGCTTCAATGATTTGGATGCTGCAGAGAAGATGGTTCAAGCAATGAGAGAAGGACGGAGGGATATCTGCAGAATCCTCAGGAGCTCTTACGAGGATCAATCGACCCAGACTGGTGCTGACGAGGTGTTCGTGAAATTGCTTCCTATATCAGTGACACAAGATATTACACATGAACCACCGGTGTTACCCAAAACTTACTCGCCGGACTCTAGAATTTACACAACTCTGATGAAGGGCTACATGAAAGATGGCCGTGTTAGCGATGTGGTGAGAATGCTCGAGGCAATGCGGCGTCAGAGCGATTCTGCAAGCCATCCAGACCACGTCACGTACACTACCGTTGTGTCTGCGCTCGTGAAAGTGGGCTCAATGGAAAGGGCAAGGCAAGTACTTGCAGAGATGGCACGAATTGGTGTATATGCAAACCTCATAACGTACAACATCCTCCTCAAGGGGTACTGCCAACAGCTCCAGATAGAGAAGGCTAAGGAACTGCTTCGAGATATGGCGGATGATACTGGTATTGAGCCTGATGTTGTCTCCTACAACATCTTAATTGATGGATGCATACTCGTAGATGATAGTGCTGGAGCCCTTGCTTACTTCAACGAGATGCGTACCCGTGGTATTGCTCCTTCTAAGATCAGTTACACCACACTGATGAAAGCCTTTGCCTTATCAGGTCAACCAAAGCTAGCAAACAAGGTGTTCGATGAAATGCTCAAAGACCAAAGAGTGAAGGTCGATTCGGTAGCATGGAATATGTTGGTCGAAGGGTACTGTAGACTGGGTTTGATTGAAGAAGCCAAGAATATCATCCAAAGGATGAGAGAGAATGGATTTTATCCTGATGTGGGTACTTATGGCAGCCTTGCAAATGGGATTGCATTAGCTCGAAAACCAGGAGAGGCTCTTTTGCTGTGGAATGAGATAAAAGACAGGTGCAGTAAGAAGGAAGGAGGGATTTCTTCAAATTCTCCATCATTGAAGCCTGATGAAGGGCTTCTTGATACTCTAGCTGACATCTGTGTGAGAGCTGCTTTCTTCAAGAAGGCTTTGGAGATTGTAGCTTGCATGGAGGAGAATGGGATATCACCCAACAAGACGAAATACACAAAGATTTATGTGGAAATGCATTCGAGGATGTTCACTAGTAAGCATGCCTCACAGGCAAGGCAGGACAGGAGGCGTGACAGGAAAAGGGCAGCAGAAGCTTTCAAGTTTTGGTTGGGACTTCCAAACGAATATTACGGGAGTGAGTGGCGGCTTGAACCAGTTGATGGTGATGACACTTATGGCGACTCTGCTTAA